The DNA region GTGGTGTAATCCATCTTGTGGGTAGATGTGGGGGTAAGTTTGGTTTTGTTTCGTCGCACGCAGCCAATACATTTGGTGTTGCAGTCTTTTTGAGTATGCTATACAGGAACCGTTGGGCAGGAGTTGGTTTGCTCATTTGGGCAGCGTTTGTTTCGTATAGCCGTATATACCTTGGGGTGCATTACCCTGCCGATGTAATTGTAGGTGCATTACTTGGCAGCGTAGTGGGTTTTGCATTATGGAAACCAGCAACCTGGTTGATGGAGCGATATACCAAAAGCTAAAATTTGAATGAATTAATTTTGTATATGAACAGAATAACCCGCGTTATAAGACATATTCCCAATGGAATTACTCTGCTAAACCTATTTTCGGGTAGCCTTTCAATTGTGGCAGCATTCGAAGGTCGACTGGAACTTGCTGGTTTGCTCATCATAATTTCCGGTGTTCTTGATTTCCTGGATGGTTTTACGGCAAGGTTGATTGGTGCTTATACCCAGCTAGGCAAGGAACTTGACTCGCTTTCGGATGTGGTTAGCTTTGGGGTTGCGCCAGCCGTAATTCTTTATCACATGCTTCGCCAGAGCATTGGAATTAGTGATTGTCATGGCATTTTTGAGGGGCACTTTGTATTAGTAATTCCTTTTCTTGTGGCTGTATTTTCATCGCTTCGTCTTGGTTTATTCAATATTGATGAGCGACAAACAAGTTCGTTTATTGGATTGCCAACACCAGCAAATGCTTTTCTGATAATTGGATTGGTTTTTGGCGCAAACAGTAGCTGGAGTGGTTTGTTTAACCCAATTGTTGGTTCGCCAGTAGTCCTGATTGTTCTAGCAATTATATCCTCGTTTTTGATGGTTTGTGAATTACCCATGTTCTCACTTAAAATCAAGTCGTTAAAACCATCGGTAGCCTACAAACAGCTTACCTTTCTAGCTGGAGCTGTTGTATTTATTGCCATTTTTCAAAAGGCAGCACTTTCAATTATCATTGCTTGGTATATCGTTCTATCAACTATCTACTATTTATGGGATAAGTTGATAAATAAAGATTTTCAGAGCTGATTAATGCAAATTTTGGCTAATTTTGTCCGAAGTAAAATCGATATAAAATGAAGTTTTTAGCAGAAATCAATGTGATGCCGCTTAAGGCTCTGCTCGACCCCCAGGGGAAGGCAGTTAATGCAACCCTACATGGGATTGGGTTCAAGGAAGTATCCAATGTTCGAATTGGGAAGCACATCAACCTTGAAATTGAAGCAGCAAACCGTGAGGTGGCCATGGAAAAGGTAACCGAAATATGCTCAAAGGTGCTCTCGAACCCAGTAATGGAAGGGTACGATTTTAAGCTAACCGAGATAACCGAATAGGGCTTACTCGCCGTTGGTTAAACGGTTGCCACGTAATATTTCGGCCTGTTTCTTTATGGATTCCTTGTGAACCAGCTGAAGCAGGCTTTTTATATACTCTTCATCGAGCCCCAAACGCTTCCCGCACTCAATGCGCGACTCAAGAATTTTTTCCCACCTGCGTAGCTGAAAAATTGTAACGTTATTAGTCCGTTTATACTCACCAATCTGCTCAACCAGCCGCATACGGTTAGCTAACAATTCAATAATTTGCTGGTCAATGGAGTCTATCTTGTTGCGAACCTGTTCAAGGAAGTTGGCAAACTCGTTATTAACCGATGTGTTCTGATGGAAAGTTAATTCCGAAAGCATATTTGTAAAGGCATCGGGAGTAAGCTGCTGACGGGCATCGCTAAGGGCAATTGCTGGGTTGGGGTGAACCTCGACCATTAGCCCATCCATGGACAGGTCGAGTGCATGCTGAGCAATTTCGGGTACAAGGTTAGCCGCTCCTGCAATATGGCTGGGATCGCAAATAATGGGTAGGCTGGGTATACGACTTTTAAGGTCGATGGCAAGCTCCCACTTGGGGATGTTGCGTAAGCGTGAACGTTCGTATGGATGAAAACCCCTGTGTATGGCAGCTAGGCGTGTGATGCCTGAACGCCAAAGGCGTTCAAGGGTTCCAATCCATAGTTCAAGGTCAGGAGTAATGGGATTTTTTACCAGTACCGGGATGCTGGTTCCGGCAAGTACCGAGGCCAGCTGCTCAACCAGAAATGGGTTTGTGGTTGTGCGTGCACCCACCCAAACCATATCAATTCCATACTTAAGTGCCAGTTCCAAGTGCTGAGGCATAGCCACCTCTGTGGCAACGGCCAAGCCAGTTTCATCTTTTACACGTTTAAGCCACTGCAAACCCTTTTCGCCGGCACCCTCAAAGCCTCCCGGGCGGGTTCGTGGTTTCCATATACCAGCACGGAAAACCCTAACGTTCCCATTGCGGGCAAGCGCATGGGCCGCTGTAAGCACCTGCTCCTCGCTCTCGGCACTGCATGGCCCGGCAATAATTAGGGGGTAATTTAGGTTTAATCCCCACTCGGTTAAGGGCGATATTTCAATTCTGGGTTCCAATTCAGTTTTAGTATTCAAGCAGCAAAGTTAACCACAAAATTTATGTTTTGTTTACAAAACATCGTATTGCCCACCGTAACGTTCTGCAAGGTCGGTAGATGAATTACTCAGCCGGATTGAGAAAATGGATTTAAGTAAAGCTTTATGCCAACCTGTTCGTTTTAAGAATTGCCTGTAGGTTTCGGTTTTCCATCTGAAATTGTTGTCAACCACAACTTGTGGCGATACATACTTGTATGTTTGTGCAATTACTGGATTACTTTTTTGTTGACTACTAGGATTTTGTGTATTAGCAAGTAAAGTGATGCCATGTTTTTTGCACGTAGTGCGCAGCGATTCAATTACACGGTTATACAATGATATGCTCTCGCCGCTAAACGGCTTAAAATAGGCACCTCCAATTTCCATTATTGGTCTAACCTGAAGGGTATCAATAGGGTAGCTCCCAAACACATCAAAAAATTGCTCCAGCTCTTGAATGTTATCAGGATTAGCCGTAAAGTTCATACGTATTGAAAAAGCAATTTTACTATCATCCTTAAGGGTTTTAATATTTTCAAGAAGGCCTATAAGTTTTTCCCATTTGGCGCCCACCATAAAGTTTTCATAGGTTTCCTTTTGCGTAGCATGAACCGAGAGTGTAAGCTCATTTAACCCAGCACTGCTAAGGGTTATCAGGTCGTTTTTTGAAAGCAGCTGCCCGTTAGTAACAATTCCAACGTGGGGAACATTATGCCTTTTGGCCAACTCAACTATATAGATAAAATCAGGATGAATGGTAGGCTCGGCACCGCATCCAACCATTACCTGTAGGGCATTACCAAACAGATTTTTTGCCAGTAGCTCAAGCTCTACTTTTGAAAATGTTTTGGGTTGCGCTTTCCTACTTTTACTGAAGTAGCACATCAGGCAGCGTAGGTTGCAGGCAAATATGGGGTCAATCCTAACTG from Tenuifilum sp. 4138str includes:
- a CDS encoding phosphatase PAP2 family protein, translated to MIDYLVKLDTDLFLFLNGLHSPFWDSVMLFASGKLTWLPFYLLLIYFIARKHKWKTLWWLLAIAVVVLVADQLSVHLFKNVFQRLRPCHNPDLSGVIHLVGRCGGKFGFVSSHAANTFGVAVFLSMLYRNRWAGVGLLIWAAFVSYSRIYLGVHYPADVIVGALLGSVVGFALWKPATWLMERYTKS
- the pssA gene encoding CDP-diacylglycerol--serine O-phosphatidyltransferase, yielding MNRITRVIRHIPNGITLLNLFSGSLSIVAAFEGRLELAGLLIIISGVLDFLDGFTARLIGAYTQLGKELDSLSDVVSFGVAPAVILYHMLRQSIGISDCHGIFEGHFVLVIPFLVAVFSSLRLGLFNIDERQTSSFIGLPTPANAFLIIGLVFGANSSWSGLFNPIVGSPVVLIVLAIISSFLMVCELPMFSLKIKSLKPSVAYKQLTFLAGAVVFIAIFQKAALSIIIAWYIVLSTIYYLWDKLINKDFQS
- the purS gene encoding phosphoribosylformylglycinamidine synthase subunit PurS, translating into MKFLAEINVMPLKALLDPQGKAVNATLHGIGFKEVSNVRIGKHINLEIEAANREVAMEKVTEICSKVLSNPVMEGYDFKLTEITE
- a CDS encoding chorismate mutase gives rise to the protein MEPRIEISPLTEWGLNLNYPLIIAGPCSAESEEQVLTAAHALARNGNVRVFRAGIWKPRTRPGGFEGAGEKGLQWLKRVKDETGLAVATEVAMPQHLELALKYGIDMVWVGARTTTNPFLVEQLASVLAGTSIPVLVKNPITPDLELWIGTLERLWRSGITRLAAIHRGFHPYERSRLRNIPKWELAIDLKSRIPSLPIICDPSHIAGAANLVPEIAQHALDLSMDGLMVEVHPNPAIALSDARQQLTPDAFTNMLSELTFHQNTSVNNEFANFLEQVRNKIDSIDQQIIELLANRMRLVEQIGEYKRTNNVTIFQLRRWEKILESRIECGKRLGLDEEYIKSLLQLVHKESIKKQAEILRGNRLTNGE
- a CDS encoding radical SAM protein, which codes for MNIYNLLKLNRAIRSNRLKLLLIFMAQLLNRRYYSVRIDPIFACNLRCLMCYFSKSRKAQPKTFSKVELELLAKNLFGNALQVMVGCGAEPTIHPDFIYIVELAKRHNVPHVGIVTNGQLLSKNDLITLSSAGLNELTLSVHATQKETYENFMVGAKWEKLIGLLENIKTLKDDSKIAFSIRMNFTANPDNIQELEQFFDVFGSYPIDTLQVRPIMEIGGAYFKPFSGESISLYNRVIESLRTTCKKHGITLLANTQNPSSQQKSNPVIAQTYKYVSPQVVVDNNFRWKTETYRQFLKRTGWHKALLKSIFSIRLSNSSTDLAERYGGQYDVL